A portion of the Manduca sexta isolate Smith_Timp_Sample1 chromosome 20, JHU_Msex_v1.0, whole genome shotgun sequence genome contains these proteins:
- the LOC115447614 gene encoding cytosolic carboxypeptidase-like protein 5 isoform X3 codes for MDQNNIIECGGFYFIHNFDSGNLGHVERVPTELIAPSVNPKTNSTETPDYEFNLWTRPDCAGTEFENGNRTWFYFGVQASEPGVLVRLNLINLNKQGKMYNQGMAPVTRTLPGKPQWERIRDRPVHSTDDNTFTLSFKYRTSDNLKATTFFAFTYPFSFAELQIALNSIDLKMLPLPPPQSPDDVYYCRECLIYSLEGRRVDLLTISSYHGISSEREERLKNLFPDNQDRPFKFPGKKVIFISARVHPGETPSSFVFNGFLNLLLTKNDPIAIQLRKLYVFKMIPFLNPDGVARGHYRTDTRGVNLNRVYLNPSLTYHPTVFASRALIRYYHYGCEKEDNCDDSKSFTSRSIQNISESAELIDTKKKKVSNTTSYKSNDGYKREKSAKSVTGNKSSTMIKQASFTESKNSKEIKSMGGEAANLAEQVYDMKLQEMPSQTSDTSLRQSNSNLAESRSLLNDNMLRSCLGSNVHLSTSEELNMQGSNPLRPLRDALKNSISLLMESSSSVTGDSSVGGKESRTGNVKMGWCRDCKAAVAKLEDSMPGITSMVPGYSASMTHPSSPTCRSIDEYREQQRQQIDEQERKLNDVEWPEKEETVYFCTNCFKRYVITEYNEELKVCSAASRASVSVSAAPSDASAPAPAPAPAHGDSDTTPTPSREDQPKSPLNSKPQKNKKQAPASASTNVTNRPPAKEADSGLFLYIDLHGHASKKGIFMYGNHFEELESCVECMLLPRIMSLNNLHFHFSSCNFTEKNMYLKDRRDGMSREGSGRVAVLKATGLVRSYTLECNYNTGRLVNVLPPPVREGGAAPAAPAAHAAPLPPKYTPHIFEEVNPFQVGRSLGASILDLTGQHPNSRIPCSEHRNLAAVRDWLRAHTRTMRPQLTMSRLRPKTSSPTRVPLYARSKGKVTEERKENTYAGAKTDTEQKRPPPVLAQRSGHDIMNMSMKFVKKSEPVKTPSRTRYLTENEPKPKTLSTKRRNILAIRKPNSSKTQVGGVVKAKVSRRSADDSENPRPSLISAKLSKRSFSRSIRGAVTRSSNRCRAMASSSSEDMMCGNWEDVAGGTVLGSQSGATHPESLSMAGKRRSFPNPSPSHLKKIRLKTGL; via the exons ATggatcaaaacaatattatagagTGCggtggattttattttatccacaATTTTGATTCAGGAAACCTCGGACATGTCGAGCGGGTTCCCACGGAGCTAATAG CTCCAAGTGTAAACCCCAAGACAAACAGCACAGAGACTCCGGACTATGAATTTAACTTGTGGACGAGGCCTGACTGTGCTGGCActgaatttgaaaatggaaatcGAACTTGGTTCTACTTTGGTGTGCAGGCCAGTGAGCCGGGAGTACTG GTGCGGTTGAACCTAATAAACCTGAACAAGCAGGGGAAAATGTACAACCAGGGAATGGCGCCGGTGACACGAACACTGCCCGGCAAGCCTCAGTGGGAGCGTATCCGGGATCGCCCCGTGCATtct actGACGACAACACGTTCACACTAAGCTTCAAGTACAGGACTTCTGACAATCTAAAGGCGACGACTTTTTTCGCGTTCACATATCCATTTTCATTCGCCGAGCTGCAGATAGCTCTGAACTCCATTGACTTGAAGATGCTTCCGTTGCCACCACCGCAGTCACCTGACGATGTATACTATTGCAGAGAGTGCTTGATATATTCATTAGAAG GTAGGCGTGTCGATCTCTTAACAATATCTTCATACCATGGCATAAGTTCTGAAAGGGAGGAGagactgaaaaatctttttccaGACAATCAAGACAGACCATTCAAATTCCCAGGCAAAAaa GTAATTTTCATATCGGCCCGAGTGCACCCAGGGGAGACACCGTCAAGCTTCGTGTTCAACGGTTTCCTCAATCTTTTGCTTACCAAAAACGATCCGATCGCGATCCAACTGCGAAAGTTGTACGTGTTTAAGATGATTCCCTTTTTGAACCCGGACGGAGTGGCCAGGGGACATTACAGAACCGATACCAGGGGAGTGAACCTCAACAGGGTGTATCTAAATCCGTCGCTTACTTATCACCCGACTGTATTTGCTTCGAGAGCCTTGATTAG ATATTACCATTACGGATGTGAGAAGGAAGATAACTGTGATGACAGCAAGAGCTTTACTTCGCGCAGCATCCAGAACATCAGCGAAAGTGCTGAG CTAATAGACACAAAAAAGAAGAAAGTGTCAAACACAACATCATACAAAAGCAACGATGGGTATAAACGTGAGAAGTCGGCGAAGTCTGTGACTGGCAACAAATCATCCACCATGATCAAGCAGGCTTCCTTCACAGAGTCGAAGAACTCTAAGGAAATCAAGAGTATGGGCGGCGAGGCAGCTAATTTGGCCGAACAG GTATACGACATGAAACTGCAAGAGATGCCGTCACAAACGAGCGATACTTCCCTCCGACAGTCCAACTCGAACCTGGCGGAGAGTCGATCGCTTCTCAACGACAATATGCTGCGCAGCTGTCTCGGGTCCAACGTGCATCTTAGCACTAGCGAGGAACTTAATATGCAG GGTTCCAACCCGCTGCGGCCGCTGCGAGATGCTCTCAAGAACAGTATCAGCTTGCTTATGGAGTCCAGTTCTTCTGTTACTGG TGACAGTTCGGTTGGCGGCAAGGAGAGTCGCACGGGCAACGTGAAGATGGGCTGGTGTCGCGACTGCAAGGCGGCCGTCGCCAAGCTCGAGGACTCCATGCCCGGCATCACCTCCATGGTGCCCGGGTACAGCGCTTCCATG ACCCATCCCTCGTCCCCGACGTGTCGCAGCATAGACGAGTACAGAGAGCAACAGAGACAACAAATAGATGAACAGGAACGTAAG TTGAATGATGTGGAATGGCCGGAAAAAGAAGAAACAGTGTACTTCTGTACGAATTGTTTCAAGAGATACGTTATAACAGAGTACAATGAAGAACTT AAAGTATGTTCGGCGGCGTCGCGCGCCAGCGTGTCCGTGTCCGCCGCGCCGTCCGACGCGtcggcgcccgcgcccgcgcccgcgcccgcacaCGGCGACTCCGACACG ACGCCAACACCATCAAGAGAAGACCAGCCGAAGTCGCCTCTCAACAGTAAACCGCAGAAGAACAAGAAGCAAGCGCCCGCCTCCGCATCTACCAACGTCACAAACCGACCCCCCGCCAAAGAAGCAGATTCCGGACTGTTTCTGTACATCGATCTGCATGGACATGCCTCTAAAAAAG GTATATTCATGTACGGGAACCATTTCGAGGAATTGGAGAGCTGCGTGGAGTGCATGCTATTGCCGCGCATCATGTCGCTCAACAACCTGCACTTTCACTTCTCATCTTGCAATTTTACGGAGAAAAATATGTATCTCAA GGACCGGCGCGACGGCATGTCGCGCGAGGGCTCCGGGCGCGTGGCCGTGCTGAAGGCCACCGGGCTCGTGCGCTCCTACACGCTGGAGTGCAACTACAACACGGGCCGGCTCGTCAACGTGCTGCCGCCCCCCGTGCGCGAGGGGggcgccgcccccgccgcgcccgccgcgcacgccgcgccgctgcCCCCCAAGTACACGCCGCACATATTCGAAGAGGTAAACCCCTTCCAG GTGGGTCGTTCGCTGGGCGCGTCGATCCTGGACCTGACGGGGCAGCACCCCAACTCGCGCATCCCGTGCTCCGAGCACCGCAACCTCGCCGCCGTGCGCGACTGGCTGCGCGCGCACACGCGCACCATGCGCCCGCAG CTGACGATGTCTCGTCTGCGGCCGAAGACGTCGTCGCCGACCCGCGTGCCGCTGTACGCACGCTCCAAGGGCAAGGTGACCGAGGAACGCAAGGAAAACACCTACGCCGGCGCCAAAACGGACACCGAGCAGAAGCGACCGCCGCCGGTCCTCGCGCAGAGGTCCGGACACGACATCATGAACATGAGCATGAAGTTCGTGAAGAAGAGCGAGCCTGTCAAGACACCGTCACGTACCCGCTACCTCACCGAGAACGAGCCAAAACCCAAAACGCTGTCCACGAAGCGCAGGAACATATTGGCCATTCGGAAGCCGAACTCGAGTAAGACGCAGGTGGGCGGCGTCGTGAAGGCCAAGGTGAGCAGGCGATCCGCGGATGATTCTGAAAATCCTAGACCATCGCTAATATCCGCCAAGCTGAGCAAACGAAGTTTTTCAAGGTCTATCAGAGGCGCTGTGACTAGATCGAGCAATCGCTGCAGGGCTATGGCGTCGTCTTCTTCGGAAGACATGATGTGCGGTAACTGGGAAGACGTCGCTGGCGGGACAGTGCTAGGGTCCCAGAGCGGCGCGACGCACCCGGAGTCGTTGTCGATGGCCGGCAAGCGGCGCTCCTTCCCGAACCCGTCGCCGTCGCACCTGAAGAAGATCCGCTTAAAGACGGGCTTGTAG
- the LOC115447614 gene encoding cytosolic carboxypeptidase-like protein 5 isoform X1, with the protein MDQNNIIECGGFYFIHNFDSGNLGHVERVPTELIAPSVNPKTNSTETPDYEFNLWTRPDCAGTEFENGNRTWFYFGVQASEPGVLVRLNLINLNKQGKMYNQGMAPVTRTLPGKPQWERIRDRPVHSTDDNTFTLSFKYRTSDNLKATTFFAFTYPFSFAELQIALNSIDLKMLPLPPPQSPDDVYYCRECLIYSLEGRRVDLLTISSYHGISSEREERLKNLFPDNQDRPFKFPGKKVIFISARVHPGETPSSFVFNGFLNLLLTKNDPIAIQLRKLYVFKMIPFLNPDGVARGHYRTDTRGVNLNRVYLNPSLTYHPTVFASRALIRYYHYGCEKEDNCDDSKSFTSRSIQNISESAELIDTKKKKVSNTTSYKSNDGYKREKSAKSVTGNKSSTMIKQASFTESKNSKEIKSMGGEAANLAEQVYDMKLQEMPSQTSDTSLRQSNSNLAESRSLLNDNMLRSCLGSNVHLSTSEELNMQGSNPLRPLRDALKNSISLLMESSSSVTGDSSVGGKESRTGNVKMGWCRDCKAAVAKLEDSMPGITSMVPGYSASMTHPSSPTCRSIDEYREQQRQQIDEQERKLNDVEWPEKEETVYFCTNCFKRYVITEYNEELKVCSAASRASVSVSAAPSDASAPAPAPAPAHGDSDTTPTPSREDQPKSPLNSKPQKNKKQAPASASTNVTNRPPAKEADSGLFLYIDLHGHASKKGIFMYGNHFEELESCVECMLLPRIMSLNNLHFHFSSCNFTEKNMYLKDRRDGMSREGSGRVAVLKATGLVRSYTLECNYNTGRLVNVLPPPVREGGAAPAAPAAHAAPLPPKYTPHIFEEVNPFQVRHFRAKNLEIFEEIDPKKVGRSLGASILDLTGQHPNSRIPCSEHRNLAAVRDWLRAHTRTMRPQLTMSRLRPKTSSPTRVPLYARSKGKVTEERKENTYAGAKTDTEQKRPPPVLAQRSGHDIMNMSMKFVKKSEPVKTPSRTRYLTENEPKPKTLSTKRRNILAIRKPNSSKTQVGGVVKAKVSRRSADDSENPRPSLISAKLSKRSFSRSIRGAVTRSSNRCRAMASSSSEDMMCGNWEDVAGGTVLGSQSGATHPESLSMAGKRRSFPNPSPSHLKKIRLKTGL; encoded by the exons ATggatcaaaacaatattatagagTGCggtggattttattttatccacaATTTTGATTCAGGAAACCTCGGACATGTCGAGCGGGTTCCCACGGAGCTAATAG CTCCAAGTGTAAACCCCAAGACAAACAGCACAGAGACTCCGGACTATGAATTTAACTTGTGGACGAGGCCTGACTGTGCTGGCActgaatttgaaaatggaaatcGAACTTGGTTCTACTTTGGTGTGCAGGCCAGTGAGCCGGGAGTACTG GTGCGGTTGAACCTAATAAACCTGAACAAGCAGGGGAAAATGTACAACCAGGGAATGGCGCCGGTGACACGAACACTGCCCGGCAAGCCTCAGTGGGAGCGTATCCGGGATCGCCCCGTGCATtct actGACGACAACACGTTCACACTAAGCTTCAAGTACAGGACTTCTGACAATCTAAAGGCGACGACTTTTTTCGCGTTCACATATCCATTTTCATTCGCCGAGCTGCAGATAGCTCTGAACTCCATTGACTTGAAGATGCTTCCGTTGCCACCACCGCAGTCACCTGACGATGTATACTATTGCAGAGAGTGCTTGATATATTCATTAGAAG GTAGGCGTGTCGATCTCTTAACAATATCTTCATACCATGGCATAAGTTCTGAAAGGGAGGAGagactgaaaaatctttttccaGACAATCAAGACAGACCATTCAAATTCCCAGGCAAAAaa GTAATTTTCATATCGGCCCGAGTGCACCCAGGGGAGACACCGTCAAGCTTCGTGTTCAACGGTTTCCTCAATCTTTTGCTTACCAAAAACGATCCGATCGCGATCCAACTGCGAAAGTTGTACGTGTTTAAGATGATTCCCTTTTTGAACCCGGACGGAGTGGCCAGGGGACATTACAGAACCGATACCAGGGGAGTGAACCTCAACAGGGTGTATCTAAATCCGTCGCTTACTTATCACCCGACTGTATTTGCTTCGAGAGCCTTGATTAG ATATTACCATTACGGATGTGAGAAGGAAGATAACTGTGATGACAGCAAGAGCTTTACTTCGCGCAGCATCCAGAACATCAGCGAAAGTGCTGAG CTAATAGACACAAAAAAGAAGAAAGTGTCAAACACAACATCATACAAAAGCAACGATGGGTATAAACGTGAGAAGTCGGCGAAGTCTGTGACTGGCAACAAATCATCCACCATGATCAAGCAGGCTTCCTTCACAGAGTCGAAGAACTCTAAGGAAATCAAGAGTATGGGCGGCGAGGCAGCTAATTTGGCCGAACAG GTATACGACATGAAACTGCAAGAGATGCCGTCACAAACGAGCGATACTTCCCTCCGACAGTCCAACTCGAACCTGGCGGAGAGTCGATCGCTTCTCAACGACAATATGCTGCGCAGCTGTCTCGGGTCCAACGTGCATCTTAGCACTAGCGAGGAACTTAATATGCAG GGTTCCAACCCGCTGCGGCCGCTGCGAGATGCTCTCAAGAACAGTATCAGCTTGCTTATGGAGTCCAGTTCTTCTGTTACTGG TGACAGTTCGGTTGGCGGCAAGGAGAGTCGCACGGGCAACGTGAAGATGGGCTGGTGTCGCGACTGCAAGGCGGCCGTCGCCAAGCTCGAGGACTCCATGCCCGGCATCACCTCCATGGTGCCCGGGTACAGCGCTTCCATG ACCCATCCCTCGTCCCCGACGTGTCGCAGCATAGACGAGTACAGAGAGCAACAGAGACAACAAATAGATGAACAGGAACGTAAG TTGAATGATGTGGAATGGCCGGAAAAAGAAGAAACAGTGTACTTCTGTACGAATTGTTTCAAGAGATACGTTATAACAGAGTACAATGAAGAACTT AAAGTATGTTCGGCGGCGTCGCGCGCCAGCGTGTCCGTGTCCGCCGCGCCGTCCGACGCGtcggcgcccgcgcccgcgcccgcgcccgcacaCGGCGACTCCGACACG ACGCCAACACCATCAAGAGAAGACCAGCCGAAGTCGCCTCTCAACAGTAAACCGCAGAAGAACAAGAAGCAAGCGCCCGCCTCCGCATCTACCAACGTCACAAACCGACCCCCCGCCAAAGAAGCAGATTCCGGACTGTTTCTGTACATCGATCTGCATGGACATGCCTCTAAAAAAG GTATATTCATGTACGGGAACCATTTCGAGGAATTGGAGAGCTGCGTGGAGTGCATGCTATTGCCGCGCATCATGTCGCTCAACAACCTGCACTTTCACTTCTCATCTTGCAATTTTACGGAGAAAAATATGTATCTCAA GGACCGGCGCGACGGCATGTCGCGCGAGGGCTCCGGGCGCGTGGCCGTGCTGAAGGCCACCGGGCTCGTGCGCTCCTACACGCTGGAGTGCAACTACAACACGGGCCGGCTCGTCAACGTGCTGCCGCCCCCCGTGCGCGAGGGGggcgccgcccccgccgcgcccgccgcgcacgccgcgccgctgcCCCCCAAGTACACGCCGCACATATTCGAAGAGGTAAACCCCTTCCAG GTAAGGCATTTTCGTGCAAAGAATCTGGAGATTTTCGAAGAGATAGACCCAAAGAAG GTGGGTCGTTCGCTGGGCGCGTCGATCCTGGACCTGACGGGGCAGCACCCCAACTCGCGCATCCCGTGCTCCGAGCACCGCAACCTCGCCGCCGTGCGCGACTGGCTGCGCGCGCACACGCGCACCATGCGCCCGCAG CTGACGATGTCTCGTCTGCGGCCGAAGACGTCGTCGCCGACCCGCGTGCCGCTGTACGCACGCTCCAAGGGCAAGGTGACCGAGGAACGCAAGGAAAACACCTACGCCGGCGCCAAAACGGACACCGAGCAGAAGCGACCGCCGCCGGTCCTCGCGCAGAGGTCCGGACACGACATCATGAACATGAGCATGAAGTTCGTGAAGAAGAGCGAGCCTGTCAAGACACCGTCACGTACCCGCTACCTCACCGAGAACGAGCCAAAACCCAAAACGCTGTCCACGAAGCGCAGGAACATATTGGCCATTCGGAAGCCGAACTCGAGTAAGACGCAGGTGGGCGGCGTCGTGAAGGCCAAGGTGAGCAGGCGATCCGCGGATGATTCTGAAAATCCTAGACCATCGCTAATATCCGCCAAGCTGAGCAAACGAAGTTTTTCAAGGTCTATCAGAGGCGCTGTGACTAGATCGAGCAATCGCTGCAGGGCTATGGCGTCGTCTTCTTCGGAAGACATGATGTGCGGTAACTGGGAAGACGTCGCTGGCGGGACAGTGCTAGGGTCCCAGAGCGGCGCGACGCACCCGGAGTCGTTGTCGATGGCCGGCAAGCGGCGCTCCTTCCCGAACCCGTCGCCGTCGCACCTGAAGAAGATCCGCTTAAAGACGGGCTTGTAG
- the LOC115447614 gene encoding cytosolic carboxypeptidase-like protein 5 isoform X2, whose translation MDQNNIIECGGFYFIHNFDSGNLGHVERVPTELIAPSVNPKTNSTETPDYEFNLWTRPDCAGTEFENGNRTWFYFGVQASEPGVLVRLNLINLNKQGKMYNQGMAPVTRTLPGKPQWERIRDRPVHSTDDNTFTLSFKYRTSDNLKATTFFAFTYPFSFAELQIALNSIDLKMLPLPPPQSPDDVYYCRECLIYSLEGRRVDLLTISSYHGISSEREERLKNLFPDNQDRPFKFPGKKVIFISARVHPGETPSSFVFNGFLNLLLTKNDPIAIQLRKLYVFKMIPFLNPDGVARGHYRTDTRGVNLNRVYLNPSLTYHPTVFASRALIRYYHYGCEKEDNCDDSKSFTSRSIQNISESAELIDTKKKKVSNTTSYKSNDGYKREKSAKSVTGNKSSTMIKQASFTESKNSKEIKSMGGEAANLAEQVYDMKLQEMPSQTSDTSLRQSNSNLAESRSLLNDNMLRSCLGSNVHLSTSEELNMQGSNPLRPLRDALKNSISLLMESSSSVTGDSSVGGKESRTGNVKMGWCRDCKAAVAKLEDSMPGITSMVPGYSASMTHPSSPTCRSIDEYREQQRQQIDEQERKLNDVEWPEKEETVYFCTNCFKRYVITEYNEELKVCSAASRASVSVSAAPSDASAPAPAPAPAHGDSDTTPTPSREDQPKSPLNSKPQKNKKQAPASASTNVTNRPPAKEADSGLFLYIDLHGHASKKGIFMYGNHFEELESCVECMLLPRIMSLNNLHFHFSSCNFTEKNMYLKDRRDGMSREGSGRVAVLKATGLVRSYTLECNYNTGRLVNVLPPPVREGGAAPAAPAAHAAPLPPKYTPHIFEEVRHFRAKNLEIFEEIDPKKVGRSLGASILDLTGQHPNSRIPCSEHRNLAAVRDWLRAHTRTMRPQLTMSRLRPKTSSPTRVPLYARSKGKVTEERKENTYAGAKTDTEQKRPPPVLAQRSGHDIMNMSMKFVKKSEPVKTPSRTRYLTENEPKPKTLSTKRRNILAIRKPNSSKTQVGGVVKAKVSRRSADDSENPRPSLISAKLSKRSFSRSIRGAVTRSSNRCRAMASSSSEDMMCGNWEDVAGGTVLGSQSGATHPESLSMAGKRRSFPNPSPSHLKKIRLKTGL comes from the exons ATggatcaaaacaatattatagagTGCggtggattttattttatccacaATTTTGATTCAGGAAACCTCGGACATGTCGAGCGGGTTCCCACGGAGCTAATAG CTCCAAGTGTAAACCCCAAGACAAACAGCACAGAGACTCCGGACTATGAATTTAACTTGTGGACGAGGCCTGACTGTGCTGGCActgaatttgaaaatggaaatcGAACTTGGTTCTACTTTGGTGTGCAGGCCAGTGAGCCGGGAGTACTG GTGCGGTTGAACCTAATAAACCTGAACAAGCAGGGGAAAATGTACAACCAGGGAATGGCGCCGGTGACACGAACACTGCCCGGCAAGCCTCAGTGGGAGCGTATCCGGGATCGCCCCGTGCATtct actGACGACAACACGTTCACACTAAGCTTCAAGTACAGGACTTCTGACAATCTAAAGGCGACGACTTTTTTCGCGTTCACATATCCATTTTCATTCGCCGAGCTGCAGATAGCTCTGAACTCCATTGACTTGAAGATGCTTCCGTTGCCACCACCGCAGTCACCTGACGATGTATACTATTGCAGAGAGTGCTTGATATATTCATTAGAAG GTAGGCGTGTCGATCTCTTAACAATATCTTCATACCATGGCATAAGTTCTGAAAGGGAGGAGagactgaaaaatctttttccaGACAATCAAGACAGACCATTCAAATTCCCAGGCAAAAaa GTAATTTTCATATCGGCCCGAGTGCACCCAGGGGAGACACCGTCAAGCTTCGTGTTCAACGGTTTCCTCAATCTTTTGCTTACCAAAAACGATCCGATCGCGATCCAACTGCGAAAGTTGTACGTGTTTAAGATGATTCCCTTTTTGAACCCGGACGGAGTGGCCAGGGGACATTACAGAACCGATACCAGGGGAGTGAACCTCAACAGGGTGTATCTAAATCCGTCGCTTACTTATCACCCGACTGTATTTGCTTCGAGAGCCTTGATTAG ATATTACCATTACGGATGTGAGAAGGAAGATAACTGTGATGACAGCAAGAGCTTTACTTCGCGCAGCATCCAGAACATCAGCGAAAGTGCTGAG CTAATAGACACAAAAAAGAAGAAAGTGTCAAACACAACATCATACAAAAGCAACGATGGGTATAAACGTGAGAAGTCGGCGAAGTCTGTGACTGGCAACAAATCATCCACCATGATCAAGCAGGCTTCCTTCACAGAGTCGAAGAACTCTAAGGAAATCAAGAGTATGGGCGGCGAGGCAGCTAATTTGGCCGAACAG GTATACGACATGAAACTGCAAGAGATGCCGTCACAAACGAGCGATACTTCCCTCCGACAGTCCAACTCGAACCTGGCGGAGAGTCGATCGCTTCTCAACGACAATATGCTGCGCAGCTGTCTCGGGTCCAACGTGCATCTTAGCACTAGCGAGGAACTTAATATGCAG GGTTCCAACCCGCTGCGGCCGCTGCGAGATGCTCTCAAGAACAGTATCAGCTTGCTTATGGAGTCCAGTTCTTCTGTTACTGG TGACAGTTCGGTTGGCGGCAAGGAGAGTCGCACGGGCAACGTGAAGATGGGCTGGTGTCGCGACTGCAAGGCGGCCGTCGCCAAGCTCGAGGACTCCATGCCCGGCATCACCTCCATGGTGCCCGGGTACAGCGCTTCCATG ACCCATCCCTCGTCCCCGACGTGTCGCAGCATAGACGAGTACAGAGAGCAACAGAGACAACAAATAGATGAACAGGAACGTAAG TTGAATGATGTGGAATGGCCGGAAAAAGAAGAAACAGTGTACTTCTGTACGAATTGTTTCAAGAGATACGTTATAACAGAGTACAATGAAGAACTT AAAGTATGTTCGGCGGCGTCGCGCGCCAGCGTGTCCGTGTCCGCCGCGCCGTCCGACGCGtcggcgcccgcgcccgcgcccgcgcccgcacaCGGCGACTCCGACACG ACGCCAACACCATCAAGAGAAGACCAGCCGAAGTCGCCTCTCAACAGTAAACCGCAGAAGAACAAGAAGCAAGCGCCCGCCTCCGCATCTACCAACGTCACAAACCGACCCCCCGCCAAAGAAGCAGATTCCGGACTGTTTCTGTACATCGATCTGCATGGACATGCCTCTAAAAAAG GTATATTCATGTACGGGAACCATTTCGAGGAATTGGAGAGCTGCGTGGAGTGCATGCTATTGCCGCGCATCATGTCGCTCAACAACCTGCACTTTCACTTCTCATCTTGCAATTTTACGGAGAAAAATATGTATCTCAA GGACCGGCGCGACGGCATGTCGCGCGAGGGCTCCGGGCGCGTGGCCGTGCTGAAGGCCACCGGGCTCGTGCGCTCCTACACGCTGGAGTGCAACTACAACACGGGCCGGCTCGTCAACGTGCTGCCGCCCCCCGTGCGCGAGGGGggcgccgcccccgccgcgcccgccgcgcacgccgcgccgctgcCCCCCAAGTACACGCCGCACATATTCGAAGAG GTAAGGCATTTTCGTGCAAAGAATCTGGAGATTTTCGAAGAGATAGACCCAAAGAAG GTGGGTCGTTCGCTGGGCGCGTCGATCCTGGACCTGACGGGGCAGCACCCCAACTCGCGCATCCCGTGCTCCGAGCACCGCAACCTCGCCGCCGTGCGCGACTGGCTGCGCGCGCACACGCGCACCATGCGCCCGCAG CTGACGATGTCTCGTCTGCGGCCGAAGACGTCGTCGCCGACCCGCGTGCCGCTGTACGCACGCTCCAAGGGCAAGGTGACCGAGGAACGCAAGGAAAACACCTACGCCGGCGCCAAAACGGACACCGAGCAGAAGCGACCGCCGCCGGTCCTCGCGCAGAGGTCCGGACACGACATCATGAACATGAGCATGAAGTTCGTGAAGAAGAGCGAGCCTGTCAAGACACCGTCACGTACCCGCTACCTCACCGAGAACGAGCCAAAACCCAAAACGCTGTCCACGAAGCGCAGGAACATATTGGCCATTCGGAAGCCGAACTCGAGTAAGACGCAGGTGGGCGGCGTCGTGAAGGCCAAGGTGAGCAGGCGATCCGCGGATGATTCTGAAAATCCTAGACCATCGCTAATATCCGCCAAGCTGAGCAAACGAAGTTTTTCAAGGTCTATCAGAGGCGCTGTGACTAGATCGAGCAATCGCTGCAGGGCTATGGCGTCGTCTTCTTCGGAAGACATGATGTGCGGTAACTGGGAAGACGTCGCTGGCGGGACAGTGCTAGGGTCCCAGAGCGGCGCGACGCACCCGGAGTCGTTGTCGATGGCCGGCAAGCGGCGCTCCTTCCCGAACCCGTCGCCGTCGCACCTGAAGAAGATCCGCTTAAAGACGGGCTTGTAG